The Candidatus Tiamatella incendiivivens genome includes a region encoding these proteins:
- a CDS encoding SAM-dependent chlorinase/fluorinase, translating into MHNPIILETDFGYDDPYTGIMKGVIKTINSNAEIIDLTQGIPPFDINAGAYVLYTSYKFFPENSIFTVVIDPGVGSSRKPILAKACKRYFVGPDNGVLYSVIRSCYNNKSLDFIKVINSGMLLNKVSMLAGYFDLHLSNTFHGRDLFAPAAALVSMGEEITEFAPTSISLSDIVKYELIYNIEKDGLICFRPIYADRFGNVALSTVFKDFVSRHKMSGKVLFITSEGDKFTGVIGSTFSDVPSGSIVLYPNSFGFLEIAINKGSAAKLIGKPELICFKN; encoded by the coding sequence GTGCACAACCCGATAATCCTTGAAACGGATTTTGGATATGATGACCCATACACAGGTATAATGAAGGGAGTTATAAAGACTATCAATTCTAATGCAGAAATCATTGATCTAACTCAAGGAATTCCGCCCTTCGATATAAATGCAGGTGCATATGTTCTCTATACATCCTACAAGTTTTTTCCGGAGAACTCGATATTTACAGTAGTCATTGATCCGGGAGTAGGTTCAAGTAGAAAACCCATTTTGGCAAAGGCATGTAAACGATATTTTGTTGGACCAGATAATGGCGTTCTTTATTCTGTTATTCGTTCTTGTTATAACAACAAGTCGCTTGACTTTATTAAGGTGATAAATTCCGGCATGTTGTTAAACAAAGTCTCCATGCTTGCAGGGTACTTTGACTTGCATTTATCCAATACGTTTCATGGAAGAGACTTATTCGCACCAGCAGCTGCACTTGTCTCTATGGGAGAGGAAATAACCGAATTCGCACCCACATCTATTAGCCTCAGTGATATCGTGAAATATGAATTGATTTACAATATAGAAAAAGACGGTTTAATTTGCTTTAGACCAATCTATGCAGATAGATTTGGTAATGTGGCATTAAGTACGGTGTTTAAGGATTTTGTTTCACGTCACAAGATGTCTGGTAAAGTGTTGTTTATTACAAGTGAGGGTGATAAGTTTACCGGAGTAATAGGATCTACATTTTCTGACGTACCATCAGGTAGCATAGTATTGTATCCTAACAGTTTCGGGTTCCTTGAAATAGCCATTAACAAAGGATCTGCAGCCAAGCTTATTGGAAAGCCTGAATTGATTTGTTTTAAGAACTAG